The Enterobacter asburiae genomic sequence TCAGCAGGCCAACACCAAAGGCGTACGCCGCTTTGTTTACCGGACCACCCATGTCGGTACACATCATGCCGCCGAGGATTGCGCCCAGCAGAACCGCGTTCGCGGTACCCATGGTTTGCAGCCAGTGGGTCAGACCCGCCAGGATGCCCGCAACCGGCTTACCAATCAGGTAAATCATCGCCAGACCGACCACCAGGCTGGAAATCAGCGGGATGATCAGAATCGGTTTCAGCGCTTCCATACTCTGCGGCAGCTTGAGCTTCGAGCTGATGAGCTTCGCGACGTAACCGGCCAGGAAGCCCGCGATAATACCGCCGATAAAGCCAGAACCGGTACTCACGGCCAGCATACCGCCGATAAGACCCGGCGTCAGGCCAGGACGGTCAGCGATGGAGAAGGCAATAAAACCGGCCAGAACGGGGACCATCAGCGCGAACGCGGATCCGCCGCCAATCTGCATTAACGCAGCGGCAAGCGTGCCTTGCTCTTTAAAGGCGGTAATACCAAATGCGAACGAGAGAGCAATACACAGACCGCCCGCAACCACCATCGGCAGCATGTAAGACACACCGGTCAACAGATGGCGATATGCGCCCGCAGACTCTTTCTTACCTTCCGTCGCGGTTTGACGCGCGCCGGTTGCCTGATACGGCTTCGCTTCCACCAGCGCTTTATCAAACTCCTGCGCGGTCTTTTTCAGCGCCAGGCCGGTAGACGTACGGTACATGGGCTTACCGGCAAATTTCGCCAGGTCCACTTCGATATCCGCCGCCACGATCACCAGATCGGCCTCGGCCACTTCTTCTGGGGTGATAGCGTTGCCGGCACCGACGGAGCCACGCGTTTCAACTTTTACCCACCAGCCGCGTTTTTTCGCTTCGGTTTCAATGGCTTCAGCTGCCATAAAGGTGTGAGCCACGCCCGTCGGGCAGGCCGTCACCGCAACAATGCGTTTCGGACCCGCAGCCGCAGCCGGTGCCGTCGCGACAGGCGCGCTGTAGACAGACGCGTGACCTTTCGCTTCGCTCAGGAACAATTCCGGATGTGCAACCGCGCGATTAATATCGCCCAGCCACACTTTTTTGCCGTTCAGCGCACTGTCAGCCGGGATTTTGTCGCCCAGTACAATGGCCAGTTCTGCATCGCCTGGATTATCGATAATGTCCAGATGTGCTTTTTGTGCCGCCGCGCCCAGCAAGGTCTTCGCCATATAGGCGCGGGCCTGTCCGAGACCGGAGTCAATGATCAGCAGCGTTTTCATTATTCCTCTCCTGCTGTTAGTTAAAAGGTTTTAAGTCAACGCGCGCCATCATCGCGGCTAACTGGGTACGATCGGTAATGCCGACATTGCTCTGGCTTACGGCCAGGGCAGCAACGGCGGTGGCAAGACGTAAAGTATGTTCACTGGATTCACGCATCAGTAGACCATAAATCAGGCCGCCAACCATGGAATCCCCTGCGCCAACGGTGCTGACAACTTCCATTGACGGCGGTTTGGCGATCCATTCGCCAGACGCGTTAACCCACAGCGCGCCTTCTGCACCAAGAGAGATCACCACGTGAGCGATACCCTGCTCGCGCAGCGCATGGGCAGCGTCAATCACATCTTTTA encodes the following:
- the fruA gene encoding PTS fructose transporter subunit IIBC yields the protein MKTLLIIDSGLGQARAYMAKTLLGAAAQKAHLDIIDNPGDAELAIVLGDKIPADSALNGKKVWLGDINRAVAHPELFLSEAKGHASVYSAPVATAPAAAAGPKRIVAVTACPTGVAHTFMAAEAIETEAKKRGWWVKVETRGSVGAGNAITPEEVAEADLVIVAADIEVDLAKFAGKPMYRTSTGLALKKTAQEFDKALVEAKPYQATGARQTATEGKKESAGAYRHLLTGVSYMLPMVVAGGLCIALSFAFGITAFKEQGTLAAALMQIGGGSAFALMVPVLAGFIAFSIADRPGLTPGLIGGMLAVSTGSGFIGGIIAGFLAGYVAKLISSKLKLPQSMEALKPILIIPLISSLVVGLAMIYLIGKPVAGILAGLTHWLQTMGTANAVLLGAILGGMMCTDMGGPVNKAAYAFGVGLLSTQTYAPMAAIMAAGMVPPLALGLATIIARRKFDKAQQEGGKAALVLGLCFITEGAIPFAARDPMRVLPCCIAGGAVTGAISMAIGAKLMAPHGGLFVLLIPGAITPVLGYLLAIVAGTLVAGLSYAVLKRPEAEVVAKAA